The genomic DNA ACGGTCAAAGAAGAAAAGACACGCACAATCAAAGTCGACAAAGGTCACTGGGAATGCGTCGAAACTGAATGCCCGTCTTCTTGCAACAAATGCTGCAAACCTTGCTGTGAATCTTGTAGCGAACCAAAAACCTACATGAAAAAATGCTGGGTTCCAGAATGTGTTGAAAAGGAAATCACTTACACTGTCTGTAAACGAGTTCCTCACAAAGAAGAGTACGAATACACAGTGACTGTTTGCGAACCAGAAACCTACACCAAAATGGTTAAGGTCTGCAAATGCGAATGTGTTGAAGAAGAGTACGAGTACACGGAAACTGTTTGCGAGCCAGAAACCTACACAAAAACGGTTAAGACCTGCAAGCACGAGTGTGTTGAAGAAGAGTACGAGTACACCGAAACTGTCTGTGAAAAAGAAGAGTACACCAAGACTGTGGACGTTGTGACTTGTGAAGAAGTTGAAGAAGAGTACGAGTACACTGTTGTTGAGTGCAAGCCTGTCACAAAGACAAAAACTGTCGTGACCTGCAAAAAAGTTCCCGTCGAAAAGACAAAAACCTGCACAGTCAAAGAGCCTGTCACTAAAACTCGTACTGAAGAGTACGAAGAGACAACCTACGAACTCGTCAAAGAAGAAAAAACCAAGACATACACAGTTTGTGTTCCTGTCCAGGTTGAAAAAGAAGTCGAAGTGAAAGTTTGTCGTTGCGTTGAAGAAGTGATTGAATGCAAAGTTCCTTGCAAAGATTGCTGCAAAAAATGCTGCGGTTGCAAATAATCGGAACTGACTTTGTCAGTGAGACGACTGAAGGAAATCAACTTGCGACTCAAGCCTGCTCCTCTGCAGTGATAAAATCGAAAGATTGAATTCTCTCAGCGAAAATTAATAAGCGACCCGAGACTCCTCTGTCTCGGGTCGCTTTTCTTTATTGGTGCTTAACTGGAATCTAAATCGACGCCGTCCCCTCGCTGACGCTTCGGGTTGGGATTTGCGCGCAATTTTGAGAGCTAATACAAGCACGAAGCGCAAGCGAGTGAGTCAAAGCCTGGAGGGTTCACTCGCTTGCGCTTCGTGCTTGTATAATGCTTCTCCAGTTTCATTAATTGAATTTACGAGTTAGAGCCGGGTCTCTCCTAAAGCGATTAACTCTATCCAGCGATTCGGAAGTTCGGCGGGATCGACGGTGATCGCAATGAATAACAGCGTGCTGTGAACGGCTTTAGTAAACAGCGTTGGAGGGGCAGGGGCTTCGGGAAGGTCGGGAGCGGAGAGGGAGCCTTCGCTCCAGAAAATCGTTTGAGCAATCCAGCCCGCGGGCGTTTCCAAACCTGCAACATCGACCAGTTTTTCCGCTTCACGACGATTCTCTTCTGTCGGCTCACTTTGCCAGGCTTCTGCAACGGATTGAACTTCTGGATTGAGTGCAGGGAGTGATTGCTCATAAGTTTGATAGGCTTCCATTTCCCACGCGACCGATTTCTGAGCTCCAATCAAAGCGGCAATCAAACGCACGGTATCTCCCCAGAATTCTTCCTGCTTGAGTTCGGCTATCACCTCAGAGGCCTCAAGTTCGGGATTATTAACATCCAGACTGGTTGAGATCTGCAGGTCGGCCAGTAAGATCGCCAGCGCGGGCGTTTCGACTTCGACATGCTCAGGTTCCGACGATTCTTCCTGAATCGCTTCAACCGCTTTCTTTTGTGGAATCTTTTGAGCGGCATCGCGAACTTGAAAGTGAGAATTGCCAGCGACAATCAAATCGCCATGTTTGAGCGGAGTTTGTCGAACCGGCTGGCCGTTGCAAAAAACGGTATATTCCGGACGAGCAGAATTCAGAGACCAACCACTGGAAGTGGAAAGGATCTGAAAATGGATTTCCTGCAGTTCCTCATCCCTGGAACAACTCATCTCGGCCCATGAAGATCGTCCAACTCGCAACTTCTGGCCGGATCTTATGAACGTTTGCAGCCCGAGATCCGGCCCTTCTACGACTTTAAGTACCAGCGTTTGCATCAGGTTACTTTCTTTGCAGGACCTGTTATTGATCCTTTATTTCACAATTAAGGCGAATTATTCCATCGTCACGCTCCAGGAACTCTCTGGCCACTGGTCACTCAATACTGGCCACTAATCCCTACAGCAAGACCACAAACATCATCACTTTGCCGAGAACTCGATCTCCGGAGCTTCGTAATCAAGTCGACGTCGGCTTCTGTCGATAGGAAGAATACCTACATCCGCTATGAATCCCCTATGCTACCCTGTTTCGCAGGGTAAGCGTGCTCATATCGAGTTCAATTCACTGAAGAATGCAGCGCTATGTCGACCGAGCCGATTCTAGATTTGGAATTATTGAGCCGTCCGATTTCGGAAGAGCTTCCTGCCGGAGTCGATTTGCGCGATGATACGTCGCCCAATTCGATTTATTATCGCATCAAGGATGCACGCTCACAAGCTCGGGCAGCAGAGCGTCAAATTGAGATGGGCGATAACGATGCGGTCGCAGACTGGCGACCGATTCTGCAAACCGTGCCCGAAGTCCTGGCTCAGTCGTCCAAAGACTTTGAAATGACCGCCTATCTGCTCGAAAGCCTTGTGCGAATCCACGGCTTTGCAGGAATGCGGGATGGATGTCGGCTCATCGAAGCGTATGTCAAAGAGTTCGGCGATGTGATATATCCGTTGCCAGATGAAGATGGGTTGGAAACGCGACTGGCTCCGCTGGTTGGTCTGAACGGTGAAGATGCGACCGGCACATTAATCATGCCCCTCAAAAATGTGCCGATCACAGGTGAGACTGGCGAGGGAGCTTATGGACTGGCTCAGTACACTCAGGCAATGGAACTGGAAAAAGTCGATCCGGGTGCACGTGATCGCCGTATTTCTCAGGGAGCCATTTCACTCGATACCTTTAATATGGCTCTCTCTGCCACACCCGCAGAAGAGTTCGGCGAAATTCACGACGATCTTCAGGAAGCGATCACGGCTTTCAAGGAGATGACAGCCACTCTCGATGAAAAATACGGTCGAGACTCACCACCGTCATCCAGCATTCGACAAACGCTGGAAGAAATTCTGGAAACTCTGGAAAAAGTCGCCCGGGATAAACTGGCCACGCTCTCTACTGAAGAGGACCTGGAAGAAACCAGCGAGGAAGTTGCAGCCGAGGCAGGTGGAACTACACCTAAAGCTGCAGCAAGCGTGAATAGTGTCGATGGGATCCGTTCCCGAGAAGATGCGTTTCGAATCTTGCTGCAAGTCGCGGAATATTTCCGCAAAGCCGAACCACACACGCCGATTTCCTATGGCATCCAACAAGTTGTCCGCTGGGGACGATTGCCATTGCCAGAGCTGATGAAAGAGTTGATTCCGGATGAAAGTTCGATCCACCAGATGTTTCGTCTGGTTGGAATTCGCACGAGTGAGACTGAAGGCGAGGAATAGTTTCATCATCGAATTATAACAACAGGGTGGCACGTCCCAGAACGCAGTGATGGGCGTGGTGAACCCAGAAGCACACGTCCATTGCTTCGCTCAGAGCGTGCCACACAATGATCTCTTCAACGATGAATTTCTGATGAAAACCCGCCGAACGGGATTCAACAATCTCCCCTCCATTTTCAAAAACTCTGCAGGTCCACATTGGCGGACCCGATTTCTTGAGCTAGACTGTCAGAGACGGCTGGAACAGGCAGTCAATCAAAGTCAAGGCTTAAATTCATTCTTCGCATTTTTTCTTGGCGAGTGAATTTTTAATTCAGTATGATCTAACCGAAACGATTTTTCAGAATCGTGAGGCGAATCAATCAATTTTTCCGGAATCGTTTTCGAGCGGTTCTTCTTTAGACAAATCTGCTGGGAGGCATTATGGCGAGCGTGCATGATAAGCTTGGCCGGGTTCGCAAACCTCGGGTTCACATTACTTACGAAGTTGAAACTGGCGGAGCACAGGTTCAAAAAGAATTGCCATTCGTCATGGGAGTCGTTGGCGACTTCTCCGGCGACCCGACCGAACCTCTCAAGCCGCTGCGTGATCGCAAGTTCGTGCAGATTGATCGAGACAACTTCGACGACGTGATGGGCCGGATGAAACCGGGCCTGGAAATGAAAGTCGAAAACACACTGGCAGGTGATGGCAGCGAAATGGCCGTCAATCTGGCTTTCAAATCGATGGACGATTTCGAGCCAGGCAAAGTGGCCCGTCAAATCGAACCTCTGAGCAAGCTGCTCGATACACGAGATAAATTACGGGACCTGCTGACCAAAGTCGACCGTTCTGAAGACCTCGAGAATCTGCTCGAGAAAGTTCTTCAAAATCAGGACGACCTGAAAGCGATGTCAAAAGACCTGGGCCTTGAGGATACAGAATAGTTCAGCGTAACTGCTTAACGAACGGTAAAAAATGTTGTCCAGCACGACAGCGGAGTGCGTGACAGTGATTTGTGCACCAAAATAAAGCCCGCAACGGGCACCAGAATGGAGATGCTGAATATGAGTGCGTCCGAAGAAACAAAAACTGATGCCGCAGCCGCAGAAACGACTGAGCAGACAGTAAGTCTGCTTGATCAGGCGATTGCTGTGACTAAAGCAACCGATCGTTCACGAGCAGAAGAGTTGCTCTCGGCCCTGACAACCGAAGCGTTGAAGGGAACGGTTACTTTTGACAAAAGTATCACCGCGACCATCAACAATGCGATTGCAGCCATCGACCAGACTCTCTCTGAGCAGTTGGCTGTCGTGTTGCATCACCCGAAATTCCAGAAGCTGGAAGGTTCCTGGCGAGGCTTACATCACCTCATCATGGGAAGTGAAACCGGTCAGAATCTGAAGATCAAAGTCATCGATGTCTCGAAGAAGGAACTGTTCAAGGATCTCGACAAAGCGGTCGAGTTTGATCAGAGCCAGTTGTTCAAGAAGATGTACGAAAACGAATTCGGTTCACCTGG from Rubinisphaera italica includes the following:
- a CDS encoding DUF6931 family protein codes for the protein MQTLVLKVVEGPDLGLQTFIRSGQKLRVGRSSWAEMSCSRDEELQEIHFQILSTSSGWSLNSARPEYTVFCNGQPVRQTPLKHGDLIVAGNSHFQVRDAAQKIPQKKAVEAIQEESSEPEHVEVETPALAILLADLQISTSLDVNNPELEASEVIAELKQEEFWGDTVRLIAALIGAQKSVAWEMEAYQTYEQSLPALNPEVQSVAEAWQSEPTEENRREAEKLVDVAGLETPAGWIAQTIFWSEGSLSAPDLPEAPAPPTLFTKAVHSTLLFIAITVDPAELPNRWIELIALGETRL
- the tssA gene encoding type VI secretion system protein TssA codes for the protein MSTEPILDLELLSRPISEELPAGVDLRDDTSPNSIYYRIKDARSQARAAERQIEMGDNDAVADWRPILQTVPEVLAQSSKDFEMTAYLLESLVRIHGFAGMRDGCRLIEAYVKEFGDVIYPLPDEDGLETRLAPLVGLNGEDATGTLIMPLKNVPITGETGEGAYGLAQYTQAMELEKVDPGARDRRISQGAISLDTFNMALSATPAEEFGEIHDDLQEAITAFKEMTATLDEKYGRDSPPSSSIRQTLEEILETLEKVARDKLATLSTEEDLEETSEEVAAEAGGTTPKAAASVNSVDGIRSREDAFRILLQVAEYFRKAEPHTPISYGIQQVVRWGRLPLPELMKELIPDESSIHQMFRLVGIRTSETEGEE
- the tssB gene encoding type VI secretion system contractile sheath small subunit, yielding MASVHDKLGRVRKPRVHITYEVETGGAQVQKELPFVMGVVGDFSGDPTEPLKPLRDRKFVQIDRDNFDDVMGRMKPGLEMKVENTLAGDGSEMAVNLAFKSMDDFEPGKVARQIEPLSKLLDTRDKLRDLLTKVDRSEDLENLLEKVLQNQDDLKAMSKDLGLEDTE